A genome region from Manis pentadactyla isolate mManPen7 chromosome 5, mManPen7.hap1, whole genome shotgun sequence includes the following:
- the OCIAD2 gene encoding OCIA domain-containing protein 2 isoform X1 — MASMSTHGNQDKGPHLSPPSKQSLLFCPKSKLHIHRGEISKIIRECQEESFWKRALPFSLVSMLVTQGLVHQGYLAANPRFGSLPKVVLAGILAFGLGKASYIGICQSKFHSFEDQLRGAGFGPGHNRHCLLTCEECKTKRGSSEKGDSQPSAS, encoded by the exons ATGGCTTCCATGTCTACTCATGGAAACCAAGACAAAGGTCCCCATTTGTCACCACCAAGCAAGCag AGTCTGTTGTTTTGTCCAAAATCAAAACTGCACATCCATAGAGGAGAGATTTCAAAGATTATCCGGGAATGTCAAGAAGAAAGTTTCTGGAAGAGAG CTCTGCCTTTTTCTCTTGTAAGCATGCTTGTCACCCAAGGATTAGTCCACCAAG GTTATTTAGCAGCTAATCCAAGATTTGGATCATTGCCTAAAGTTGTGC TTGCTGGTATCCTAGCATTTGGCCTTGGAAAGGCATCATACATAGGGATATGCCAGAGTAAATTCCATTCCTTTGAAGATCAGCTACGTGGGGCTGGTTTTGGTCCAGGACATAACAG GCACTGCCTGCTTACCTGCGAGGAATGCAAAACTAAACGTGGATCAAGTGAGAAGGGAGATTCACAGCCTTCAGCTTCCTAA
- the OCIAD2 gene encoding OCIA domain-containing protein 2 isoform X2: MASMSTHGNQDKGPHLSPPSKQSLLFCPKSKLHIHRGEISKIIRECQEESFWKRALPFSLVSMLVTQGLVHQVAGILAFGLGKASYIGICQSKFHSFEDQLRGAGFGPGHNRHCLLTCEECKTKRGSSEKGDSQPSAS; encoded by the exons ATGGCTTCCATGTCTACTCATGGAAACCAAGACAAAGGTCCCCATTTGTCACCACCAAGCAAGCag AGTCTGTTGTTTTGTCCAAAATCAAAACTGCACATCCATAGAGGAGAGATTTCAAAGATTATCCGGGAATGTCAAGAAGAAAGTTTCTGGAAGAGAG CTCTGCCTTTTTCTCTTGTAAGCATGCTTGTCACCCAAGGATTAGTCCACCAAG TTGCTGGTATCCTAGCATTTGGCCTTGGAAAGGCATCATACATAGGGATATGCCAGAGTAAATTCCATTCCTTTGAAGATCAGCTACGTGGGGCTGGTTTTGGTCCAGGACATAACAG GCACTGCCTGCTTACCTGCGAGGAATGCAAAACTAAACGTGGATCAAGTGAGAAGGGAGATTCACAGCCTTCAGCTTCCTAA